One stretch of Euphorbia lathyris chromosome 7, ddEupLath1.1, whole genome shotgun sequence DNA includes these proteins:
- the LOC136200483 gene encoding alpha-crystallin domain-containing protein 22.3-like, producing MASERIELIGEESAPCNMLVERVELVPKVPAVTFGTSRDITNMPVRRAGKRAAPQHRSCKAKGTFEGQNIEIVTPIRSILSIEMSRETESTTLHSGTAKMVGPPTFLIRPSSPKKKDWDRIGAFSKNVLFLTGSAATGQMGPSIGRVNICESDDSYLFRVALPGVKNSENDFSCVVETDGTVRIEGVTTTGEETVELNSRTFVMLSKNLCPPGKFSIAFNLPGPVDPRQFVGNFSNGMLEGVVLKSKTDNDSVLKPEKENDFVDNFTAGMLDGI from the exons ATGGCATCAGAAAGGATTGAACTTATCGGAGAAGAGTCTGCTCCATGTAATATGCTAGTGGAAAGGGTTGAACTTGTGCCGAAAGTGCCTGCTGTGACATTCGGTACATCCCGGGATATAACTAATATGCCAGTTCGAAGGGCTGGAAAACGGGCTGCTCCGCAGCATCGTTCATGTAAAGCGAAAGGTACATTTGAGGGTCAGAATATAGAAATTGTGACACCTATTAGAAGTATACTATCCATAGAAATGTCTCGAGAGACGGAGTCTACTACTCTTCATTCCGGAACTGCGAAAATGGTTGGTCCGCCAACATTTTTGATCAGGCCTTCCTCCCCGAAGAAAAAAGACTGGGATAGAATTGGAGCTTTTAGTAAAAATGTATTGTTTCTAACCGGGAGTGCTGCCACAGGACAGATGGGACCATCTATTGGACGCGTAAACATATGTGAATCTGACGATTCTTATTTATTTCGCGTAGCCCTACCAGGTGTCAAAAATAGTGAAA ATGATTTCAGCTGTGTTGTGGAAACTGATGGTACAGTTCGTATAGAAGGTGTGACCACAACAGGCGAGGAGACGGTAGAGCTTAATTCGAGAACATTCGTAATGCTGTCGAAAAATCTTTGTCCTCCCGGGAAGTTCTCTATCGCATTTAACCTGCCAGGTCCTGTTGATCCTCGGCAGTTTGTAGGTAACTTCTCTAATGGAATGCTAGAGGGAGTTGTCCTCAAATCAAAAACTGACAACGATTCTGTCCTCAAGCCAGAAAAGGAGAACGATTTTGTCGATAACTTCACTGCGGGAATGCTAGACGGAATCTGA